The Bradysia coprophila strain Holo2 unplaced genomic scaffold, BU_Bcop_v1 contig_732, whole genome shotgun sequence genome has a window encoding:
- the LOC119084038 gene encoding uncharacterized protein LOC119084038 has protein sequence MFTNWLTPTTAATPPPDVIIEIGPPPHTRFIAHSSLLSAHSGYLRSAIRPEERNFDNPVYLPNVTAEQFAPLLTYMYTGYLDLSMENIFGVLLATHVLHMPRALEICRAFLSRTQTEGYLGSSFLPTISDHKTNVAFGAKIIRPIASKAAIPGIGFISPPTSSISLPSRDTQFKSIHQERERSPIATSSKKVTPPPKIKETNKKTSRSKRSSVTTPTQVERKEVREVKEIRESKSKPKPIIAEEPVKVEENYNKIIIDIASCDGPVRFRRVLNEAYGKQPLPNQSTHRPSERNQQNLVTSFHLQMAKTISEQHQQQNTADEESENSQEIIVNDPPNSQANSKSSTTATEEVYSCVYCKHTFKSQYCYQKHAKRHINPLSIDSELVVETLDSGSEKEEKGSSSSGSAVKREVRPLDMNVQYYPCKTCGSKFPSYYFVHKHRKLCHANEEN, from the coding sequence atgtttacaaattgGCTAACACCAACAACCGCAGCAACTCCACCTCCCGATGTCATTATCGAAATTGGACCGCCACCGCATACGAGATTCATCGCCCACAGTAGTCTATTATCGGCACACAGTGGCTATCTGCGTTCAGCTATTCGTCCCGAAGAGAGAAACTTCGACAATCCCGTTTACCTTCCCAATGTTACAGCGGAACAGTTTGCACCGCTGCTAACTTATATGTACACCGGATACTTGGATCTGAGCATGGAGAATATCTTCGGAGTACTTTTGGCAACGCACGTTTTGCACATGCCACGAGCGTTAGAAATTTGCAGAGCCTTTTTGTCGCGTACCCAGACTGAAGGATATTTGGGCAGTTCGTTTCTACCGACAATTAGCGACCATAAAACAAACGTTGCATTCGGGGCCAAAATCATTCGACCGATTGCAAGTAAAGCCGCGATACCCGGTATCGGTTTCATATCGCCACCAACATCCAGCATTTCATTACCGAGCCGAGACACCCAATTCAAAAGTATTCATCAAGAACGTGAACGTTCGCCGATAGCTACATCATCAAAGAAAGTTACGCCTCCGCCGAAAATTAAGGAAACAAATAAGAAAACTAGTCGGTCCAAGCGCTCGTCTGTCACTACCCCCACACAAGTGGAACGGAAAGAAGTACGTGAGGTCAAAGAGATTAGGGAATCAAAATCTAAACCAAAGCCTATAATTGCCGAAGAACCCGTCAAGGTGGAAGAgaattacaacaaaattataatCGACATAGCCAGTTGTGACGGTCCAGTGAGATTCCGGCGTGTTTTGAATGAGGCCTACGGCAAGCAACCATTACCGAATCAGTCGACCCATCGACCATCGGAACGAAATCAACAAAATCTGGTGACATCCTTCCATCTCCAAATGGCAAAGACAATCAGCGAACAGCACCAACAACAGAATACAGCAGACGAAGAATCGGAGAATAGTCAAGAGATTATTGTCAACGATCCTCCCAATTCGCAAGCGAATAGTAAATCGTCGACGACGGCGACAGAAGAGGTGTACAGTTGTGTGTACTGCAAGCATACGTTCAAGAGTCAATACTGTTATCAGAAGCATGCCAAGAGACATATCAATCCGTTGAGCATTGACAGTGAATTGGTGGTGGAGACATTGGATTCGGGCAGTGAGAAGGAAGAGAAAGGTAGCAGTTCTAGTGGTTCAGCTGTAAAACGAGAAGTACGACCATTGGACATGAATGTGCAGTATTATCCGTGCAAGACGTGTGGCAGTAAATTTCCCAGTTATTATTTTGTGCACAAGCATCGGAAACTGTGTCATGCCAATGAGGAgaattga